A genomic stretch from Halichoerus grypus chromosome 7, mHalGry1.hap1.1, whole genome shotgun sequence includes:
- the STYXL2 gene encoding serine/threonine/tyrosine-interacting-like protein 2, which yields MATSGDPEEEQVVPSEEDEADVRAVQAQYLRSPSPSQYSVVSDAETESIFMEPIHLSSAVAAKQIINEEFKPRGIRAEAERPGVLESAEQLLVEDLYNRVREKMDDTSLYNTPCVLDLQRALVQDRQETPWNEVDEVWPNVFIAEKSVAVNKGRLKRLGITHILNAAHGTGVYTGPEFYTGLEIQYLGMEVDDFPEVDISQHFRKAAEFLDEALLTYRGKVLVSSEMGLSRSAVLVVAYLMIFHDMAVLEALMTVRRKRAIYPNDGFLKQLRELNEKLMEEREEDYSQEGGTDEAEEGEDVESNDGARVHSLTVQEESDTASLLSGSSWGKASRASKPFTLIDEDEEEKLYEEWRRGQGLPPGKGPPGGNGERPASGQGREEPEDRAVDRRIQEWQSRNEGLQAGGLRRWEGAEAEGEAGEAGWFGRRRRRHTLSESRPSESVSSRDPRGPQPPLETSGQGGGATGRSDSVSTDGTWDMWTQRLLEIEEEASRRYRSRSTTEGAATSPEVGSSVRAEDQESVSSEASSSCNFCSRTQDKLTALERWKIKRVQFGFHKKDLGAEDGSSERAAEEAEREPKGSDVDLTAYRAWKLGHQKKVGGDSKQEVAALSKGEDSASAKKRQRRLELLERSRQTLEESQSVGSWEADGSAASPSIPRSAVWAAAPSISAEDAASVLSAQSHGSRPSQAGSHAGGCWAPTASAAPPDLPVGPGDTVSVASIQNWIANVVSETLAQKRNEMLLLSRSPAAASTEAAPAARGPGGARAPLLSGRGSPAPGGGTSKPLYSLFADSVDLKELGRKERAMQMDLREKMSEYKMEKLASDNKRSSLFKKKKVKEEEGDGVGDRDEDTDSAIGSFRYSSRGNSQKPETDTCSSPAASDRCASSRRAGRERQGSITKWLSGLGTEDRPPPPSDWSASARGKYTRSSLLRETESKSSSYSFSKSQSEEQDTSSYQEANGNSVRSTSRVSSSSTREGRAVHRFSRSTFSETSSSREESPEPYFFRRTPEPSDGEESPEARRPDWARPRDWEDVEESSNSDFSEFGAKRKFTQSFMRSEEEGERERMENREEGRFASGRRSQYRRSTDREEEEEMDDEAIISAWRRRQEETRTKLQRRRED from the exons GTACTCGGTGGTATCAGATGCAGAAACAGAAAGCATTTTCATGGAGCCCATACACCTCTCTTCAGCTGTTGCAGCTAAACAGATCATCAATGAAG AATTCAAGCCACGGGGAATCAGAGCGGAGGCAGAACGTCCAGGCGTGCTGGAGTCAGCCGAGCAGCTGCTGGTGGAGGACCTGTACAACCGTGTTAGGGAGAAGATGGATGACACCAGCCTATACAATACGCCCTGCGTCCTGGATTTACAGCGGGCCTTGGTCCAAGACCGCCAGGAGACCCCCTGGAATGAGGTGGATGAGGTCTGGCCCAATGTCTTCATAGCAGAGAA GAGTGTAGCTGTGAACAAGGGGAGGCTGAAGAGGCTGGGAATTACTCACATCCTGAATGCTGCTCATGGCACCGGTGTCTACACTGGGCCCGAATTCTACACTGGCCTGGAGATTCAGTACCTGGGTATGGAGGTGGATGACTTTCCCGAGGTGGACATCTCCCAGCATTTCCGGAAGGCTGCTGAGTTCCTTGATGAAGCCCTGCTGACCTATAGAG GGAAGGTCCTGGTCAGCAGCGAAATGGGCCTCAGCCGGTCGGCCGTGCTGGTGGTGGCCTACCTGATGATCTTCCACGACATGGCCGTGCTGGAGGCCTTGATGACTGTGCGCAGGAAGCGGGCCATCTATCCCAACGACGGCTTCCTGAAGCAGCTCCGGGAGCTCAACGAGAAGctgatggaggagagagaggaagactaCAGCCAGGAAGGGGGGACAGATGAGGCTGAGGAGGGCGAGGACGTGGAGAGCAACGACGGGGCCAGAGTGCACAGCCTCACGGTGCAGGAGGAGAGCGACACCGCCAGCCTCCTGAGcggctcctcctgggggaaggccAGCCGGGCGTCCAAGCCCTTCACCCTCATCGACGAAGACGAGGAGGAGAAGCTGTATgaggagtggaggagggggcagggcctCCCCCCAGGCAAGGGCCCCCCCGGGGGAAATGGCGAGCGGCCCGCCTCCGGCCAGGGTAGGGAGGAGCCCGAGGACCGGGCCGTGGACCGGAGGATCCAGGAGTGGCAGAGCCGGAATGAGGGGCTGCAGGCGGGAGGGCTTCGGAGGTGGGAGGGGGCGGAGGCCGAGGGGGAGGCCGGCGAGGCCGGCTGGTTCGGGAGGAGAAGGCGGCGGCACACGCTGAGTGAGAGCCGCCCCTCGGAGAGCGTCAGCAGCCGCGACCCCCGGGGCCCGCAGCCGCCGCTGGAGACGAGCGGCCAGGGCGGCGGGGCGACGGGCCGCTCCGACTCAGTGTCCACGGACGGCACGTGGGACATGTGGACGCAGAGGCTGCTGGAGATTGAGGAGGAAGCCTCCCGTCGCTACCGCTCTCGGAGCACGACGGAGGGGGCGGCCACGAGCCCGGAGGTGGGGAGCAGCGTGCGAGCGGAGGACCAGGAGAGCGTGTCTTCGGAGGCCTCCTCTTCCTGTAACTTCTGCAGCAGGACGCAGGACAAGCTCACCGCCCTGGAGAGGTGGAAGATCAAGCGAGTCCAGTTTGGGTTTCACAAGAAAGACTTGGGGGCAGAGGACGGCAGCAGTGAGCGAGCCGCCGAGGAGGCGGAGAGGGAGCCGAAGGGCTCCGACGTGGACCTGACGGCCTACCGGGCCTGGAAGCTGGGGCACCAGAAGAAGGTGGGCGGCGACAGCAAGCAGGAGGTGGCGGCGCTCAGCAAGGGGGAGGACTCGGCCTCGGCCAAGAAGAGGCAGCGGAGGCTGGAGCTGCTGGAGAGGAGCCGGCAGACGCTGGAGGAGAGCCAGTCCGTGGGCAGCTGGGAGGCAGACGGCTCGGCCGCCAGCCCGAGCATCCCCCGGTCCGCCGTCTGGGCGGCAGCTCCCTCGATCAGCGCCGAGGACGCGGCCTCGGTCCTCAGCGCCCAGAGCCACGGCTCCCGCCCGTCTCAGGCTGGAAGCCACGCAGGGGGGTGCTGGGCCCCGACCGCCAGCGCGGCGCCGCCTGACCTGCCCGTGGGGCCTGGGGACACCGTCTCCGTCGCCAGCATTCAGAACTGGATCGCCAACGTGGTCAGCGAAACCCTCGCCCAGAAGCGAAACGAAATGCTCCTGCTGTCCCGCTCGCCGGCCGCTGCGAGCACCGAGGCGGCGCCGGCGGCCCGCGGCCCGGGGGGGGCCCGGGCCCCCCTGCTCAGTGGACGCGGCAGCCCCGCGCCGGGCGGGGGGACCAGCAAGCCGCTCTACAGCCTCTTCGCTGACAGCGTAGACCTGAAGGAGCTCGGCCGGAAGGAGAGGGCGATGCAGATGGACCTGAGGGAGAAGATGTCCGAGTACAAGATGGAGAAGCTGGCCTCCGACAACAAGCGGAGCTCCCTTTTCAAGAAGAAGAAGGTCAAGGAAGAGGAAGGTGATGGCGTGGGTGACAGGGATGAGGACACCGACAGTGCCATAGGGAGCTTCCGGTATTCTTCCCGCGGTAATTCCCAGAAGCCCGAAACGGACACGTGCTCCTCCCCGGCTGCGTCCGATCGCTGCGCCAGCTCCCGGAGGGcgggcagagagaggcagggcagCATTACCAAGTGGCTCAGCGGCCTCGGGACAGAGGACAGACCTCCTCCCCCGAGTGACTGGTCTGCAAGCGCCAGGGGCAAGTACACCAGATCTTCCCTGCTCCGGGAGACCGAGTCCAAGTCCTCGAGCTACAGCTTCTCCAAATCGCAGTCGGAGGAACAGGACACGTCCTCCTACCAGGAGGCCAATGGCAACTCTGTAAGGAGCACTTCGCGGGTCTCTTCTTCCTCTACCAGGGAGGGCAGAGCGGTGCACAGATTCTCCAGGTCAACGTTCAGTGAGACCTCAAGCTCCCGGGAGGAGAGCCCAGAGCCCTACTTCTTCCGCCGGACCCCCGAGCCCTCGGACGGGGAAGAGTCTCCGGAAGCGCGGCGGCCGGACTGGGCCAGGCCCAGGGACTGGGAAGATGTGGAAGAGTCGTCCAACTCGGACTTTTCTGAATTTGGAGCCAAGAGGAAATTCACCCAGAGCTTCATGAGGTccgaggaggagggagaaagagagaggatggaAAACCGGGAAGAAGGGAGGTTTGCTTCAGGGCGGCGGTCCCAGTATCGGAGAAGCActgacagggaggaggaggaagagatggaCGATGAAGCCATCATTTCGGCCTGGAGACGCCGGCAGGAAGAGACCAGGACGAAgctgcagagaaggagggaggattGA